One genomic region from Drosophila subpulchrella strain 33 F10 #4 breed RU33 chromosome 2R, RU_Dsub_v1.1 Primary Assembly, whole genome shotgun sequence encodes:
- the LOC119549765 gene encoding CCR4-NOT transcription complex subunit 1 isoform X1, whose protein sequence is MNVESQLKTPLTHIRNLVKHVNKRNFNESSEQIKQFVKEHGLEADRSSLRHLFSVINFSDPSPSVTAQLQAKLLGVQLQRQLQSSSFVSNICYAFDQYFASNQKSLKPAVVADLVGQVARVTGINKLCECIFALAVTHSSHPELRHSATNNLKSSLSELIDSYLGKNNSSPASSGLQEISFDLLQYLLCCLSEYVKPQLEAQFLVKLREEFPRQAVPLILAPFLYGSTTATIAGAGASETDAEAEATASSNSSSSEADALNEVGIEDIYDHLSEIIFTNQGKNNIMDTSWINLILEIGYEFTSSVEECKNHLCSRERERAELQSKDVAKIVGLMCRRHSSLLDCNVNLPTPANFWPGQGQSGGSNSSGSSQAQSTPQQQNSGSSNNNDGTEGSSSSDKKDKKETTEATQTWKPDVFVQALKEVVPQLNWKDVCMEFDHPEFVLKDRIGLELLLTILRLATGSNIFPHPECIYRHWANTEGQLSLIATMLKNPDLFSFADFVFSQPALDVLKTAPDADNKEISAWKSLHLVEVLLSIADKGYYTQVHELFKFPAQNCPDVLFLALLHINPPLTPLRQDLFNQLIPTFLGNHPNSNVILASAWSSTNFQLRPNIMNAMSEWYLRGNEFDQVKLSRILDLAQDLKALSALLNARSFLFIIDLACLASRREYLKLEKWLTDKIRDHGEPFMLAIIKVLHRRCPQVINAKVPEDQLPPKQAQLLPETVTTMINCLQTCINTCIQPDTVEMILQMTANVAIMANKARAQQQQPGLVPPPPPTILRGHRGMDLPGGIVPPPPQQPFSGNLNAQMFGPGMDPLTNMSNNLAGLNLSGPNGAFNFGNMLTSPSRLMTPGASPYPLNPMQMPQAPPPPNVGNLGRMLPGGPQQQTPTPTPTAPNPNNPVMADLQIPVSKEVEDEVNSYFQRIYNHQPNPTLSIDEVLDILQRFKESSNRREQEVFLCMLRNLFEEYRFFCQYPEKELQITAQLFGGIIDRNLVPTFVALGLSLRCVLDALRKPDGSKLYYFGVTALDRFRTRLHTYNKYCEHIRSIPHFSDFPPHLIQYVEYGMHGQEPPPQKLIGLSNTIPSAISTGPPTEPLFRSNSMLGNMPSATAGSGPKSSAVSHATRMKSIANATNIDTLLVANQEEKVTVPPEPVQDKTAFIFNNLSQLNIPQKCDEIKEIMTKEYWPWLAQYLVLKRASMEFNFHTLYYNFLDALKNGEINRFVTKETLRNIKVLLRSDKGVINFSDRSLLKNLGHWLGMMTLGRNRPILQLDLDLKSLLAEAYHKGQQELLFVVPFVAKILESSAKSRIFKSPNPWTMGIMYVLGELHQEPDLKLNLKFEIEVLCKTLNLELAKLRPVIYLKDPSRALLIEQQMSQPKPKQLEPVASAPSLPREHQSPAQPPPPPQQQQQQQQPPPQQQQQQQQAPPPPPSADVDAQNAAAMMMAAGGANSTPGSVSSPNLPTDPSQVVLPPPEPRYSYVDVNVSNFQLIGQHLVLPPNLPFLHGNPGIKHIVINAVERTITDWLQPIVDRSIRIACATTEQIIRKDFALDADEHRMRTAAHQMVRNLAAGMAMITGKDEIARAISQNLHKALLSALSGMPSMTEIQAAAMQLASENVELVCAFIQKTSAEKAAAEIDRRLSTDFETRKIAREEGSRFVDAQILSYQQERLPEAVRIKVGPAPATLYAVYSEFARSIPGFQQMSDRDIALFVPKPQDLSQPNVFANDESSLVYAELASKMEAFMNTAIGVPSLQVQASKMHMLLNALMSTRRLRDQESAFNLLTRAVEGLTEGLVNMHENLEQMKLYQNIHLRIIGLLHNSFGAPNTERAVTKCFFDIREEVRYNVEAARALITSHFVNLNQFDGMLRDCMDNGNNYVAISFGIALLERLIMDDRVINIVSDNEFMATVELLGRLTQHRHRYPECIVNAIDTLWSGNFNSSTEYSPFNASERYLAGASHYIHSGMHHVRSCDTDDPPGLQEKTEFLLKDWVALYTQQNQQSTRDARNFGAFVQKMNTYGILKTDDLITRFFRQATHICTDVVYRMFAEPSLPINQAKNKIFQWIDAFVHLIAMLVRHSGEAGNPTTKINLLNKVLGIVLGTLLKDHEMRGVSFQQVGYHRFFMMLFMELCSADVILESLMHSIVSAFAYTYHLLNPSVAPGFCFAWLELISHRVFLGRILVQIPGQKGWPLYAQLLQDLFKYLAPFLRNTELGKPVQLLYKGTLRVLLVLLHDFPEFLCDYHFGFCDTIPPNCVQMRNIILSAFPRNMRLPDPFTPNLKVDMLSDSSNAPKVLSSYIMNIQPPNFKKDLDSYLKARAPVTFLSELRGHLQVTSEPGTRYNMTLMNALVMYVGTQAIALIRNKNFVPNTSNIAHSAHMDIFQNLAVDLDTEGRYLFLNAIANQLRYPNSHTHYFSCAVLHLFAEANSEAIQEQITRVLLERLIVNRPHPWGLLITFIELIKNPIYKFWDHDFVHCAPEITKLFESVARSCLAKSNVTQQLNMPVVDGEGQEVANIN, encoded by the exons ATGAACGTAGAGAGCCAACTGAAGACACCGCTAACGCACATACGCAATCTGGTCAAGCACGTGAACAAGCGAAATTTTAATGAGAGCAGCGAGCAAATAAAGCAG TTCGTCAAAGAGCACGGCCTGGAAGCGGATCGCAGCAGCCTGCGCCACCTGTTCTCCGTGATCAACTTCAGCGATCCCTCGCCATCGGTTACAGCCCAGCTGCAGGCGAAGCTCCTGGGCGTCCAGTTGCAGCGGCAGCTGCAAAGCTCCTCGTTTGTGTCCAACATCTGCTACGCCTTTGACCAGTACTTTGCCAGCAACCAGAAG TCCTTGAAGCCTGCTGTGGTAGCGGATCTCGTTGGCCAGGTCGCCCGAGTGACCGGCATTAACAAGCTCTGCGAGTGCATTTTTGCCTTGGCTGTGACCCATTCCTCGCATCCAGAGCTCCGACATTCGGCCACGAACAACCTGAAAAGCAGCCTCAGCGAACTGATTGACTCCTATCTGGGCAAAAACAACAGTAGTCCGGCAAGCAGCGGTCTTCAGGAGATCTCCTTCGATCTGCTGCAGTATTTGTTGTGCTGCCTCAGTGAGTACGTGAAACCGCAGCTGGAGGCGCAGTTTTTGGTCAAGCTTCGTGAGGAGTTCCCGCGCCAGGCGGTGCCGCTGATTCTAGCGCCGTTTCTGTACGGCTCGACGACGGCGACGATTGCGGGAGCAGGTGCCAGCGAAACGGATGCGGAGGCCGAAGCGAcggccagcagcaacagctcCAGTTCCGAGGCAGATGCTCTGAACGAGGTGGGAATCGAGGATATCTATGATCATTTAAGCGAGATAATATTCACCAACCAG ggcaaaaataatattatggACACATCCTGGATTAATTTAATCCTCGAAATCGGTTATGAATTTACATCGAGCGTTGAAGAGTGCAAGAATCATTTGTGTTCCCGCGAGCGAGAACGCGCTGAGCTCCAGTCCAAAGATGTCGCAAAGATCGTGGGACTTATGTGCCGCCGGCACTCGTCACTGCTCGACTGTAATGTAAATCTACCGACGCCGGCGAACTTCTGGCCTGGTCAGGGACAGAGTGGTGGCAGCAATAGCAGCGGCTCCTCGCAGGCACAAAGCACTCCGCAGCAGCAGAATTcaggcagcagcaacaacaacgatgGCACCGAAGGAAGCTCGTCCAGTGATAAGAAGGACAAGAAGGAGACGACGGAGGCCACGCAAACTTGGAAGCCAGATGTCTTTGTGCAAGCCCTCAAGGAAGTGGTGCCACAGCTCAACTGGAAGGACGTGTGCATGG AGTTCGATCATCCCGAGTTCGTGTTGAAGGATCGCATCGGTTTGGAGCTACTGCTGACCATCCTTCGGCTAGCCACAGGCTCCAACATATTCCCACATCCAGAATGCATTTACCGTCACTGGGCAAACACGGAGGGTCAGCTGTCGCTCATCGCGACGATGCTGAAGAACCCGGATCTCTTCTCCTTCGccgattttgtatttagccaGCCAGCGTTGGATGTTTTGAAGACGGCTCCGGATGCGGACAACAAGGAGATCTCGGCCTGGAAGTCTCTCCACCTGGTGGAGGTGTTGCTATCCATTGCGGACAAGGGATACTATACTCAGGTCCATGAGCTTTTTAAGTTTCCTGCGCAGAATTGTCCCGATGTGCTGTTTCTGGCCTTACTGCACATAAATCCACCTCTGACGCCGCTGCGCCAGGATCTGTTCAACCAACTGATACCAACGTTCCTTGGAAACCATCCCAACTCGAACGTGATCCTGGCCAGCGCCTGGAGCTCGACCAACTTCCAATTGCGCCCCAACATCATGAATGCCATGTCCGAGTGGTATTTGCGAGGCAATGAGTTCGACCAGGTGAAGCTGTCGCGCATTCTGGACCTTGCCCAGGACCTGAAGGCGCTATCTGCGCTGCTCAACGCCCGCTCATTTTTATTCATTATCGACCTGGCTTGCCTTGCCTCGCGGCGCGAGTACCTGAAGCTGGAGAAGTGGCTCACCGATAAGATTCGTGACCATGGGGAGCCCTTCATGCTGGCCATAATCAAAGTGCTGCACCGCCGCTGCCCGCAGGTGATCAACGCAAAAGTGCCCGAGGACCAGCTGCCTCCCAAACAGGCCCAGCTCTTGCCCGAGACGGTTACCACGATGATCAACTGTCTGCAAACCTGCATAAATACCTGCATCCAACCGGATACGGTCGAAATGATCCTTCAGATGACAGCGAACGTGGCCATTATGGCTAACAAGGCGCGTgcccaacagcagcagccagGATTGGTTCCGCCACCTCCTCCAACCATTCTACGGGGCCATCGTGGCATGGATCTGCCTGGCGGTATCGTTCCGCCGCCACCGCAGCAACCATTCTCTGGAAACCTCAATGCGCAAATGTTCGGACCCGGAATGGATCCGCTGACAAATATGTCCAACAACCTGGCCGGCCTCAACCTGAGCGGTCCGAACGGAGCTTTTAACTTTGGCAACATGCTGA CCTCTCCATCTCGTTTAATGACTCCGGGAGCCAGTCCCTATCCGCTGAACCCTATGCAAATGCCGCAGGCTCCGCCGCCACCCAACGTCGGAAATCTTGGGCGTATGCTGCCGGGGGGTCCACAACAACAGACTCCTACGCCAACTCCAACGGCCCCCAATCCAAACAATCCTGTGATGGCCGACCTCCAGATACCTGTATCCAAGGAAGTGGAAGACGAGGTCAACTCATACTTCCAGCGCATCTATAATCACCAGCCAAATCCAACGCTGTCCATTGACGAGGTGCTGGACATTCTGCAGCGCTTTAAGGAGTCGAGTAACCGGCGCGAGCAGGAGGTCTTTCTGTGCATGCTGCGCAATCTATTCGAGGAATACCGCTTCTTCTGTCAATATCCAGAGAAGGAGCTGCAGATCACAGCGCAGCTCTTCGGAGGCATCATCGACCGCAACCTGGTGCCCACGTTTGTGGCTCTGGGTCTCTCCCTGCGCTGTGTCCTCGATGCGCTTCGCAAACCCGATGGCTCCAAGCTTTACTATTTCGGTGTGACTGCTTTGGACAGATTCAGGACCCGATTGCACACGTACAACAAATACTGTGAGCATATCCGCTCCATTCCTCACTTCTCGGACTTTCCGCCGCATCTTATCCAGTATGTGGAATATGGTATGCACGGCCAGGAGCCGCCGCCGCAAAAGCTGATTGGCCTCAGCAATACGATTCCGTCTGCGATTTCCACCGGACCACCAACCGAACCGCTTTTCAGGAGCAACTCCATGCTAG GTAACATGCCATCTGCCACAGCCGGATCGGGACCCAAGTCAAGCGCGGTGTCGCATGCCACAAGGATGAAATCTATTGCCAATGCCACTAATATCGACACCCTTTTGGTGGCCAACCAAGAGGAGAAGGTGACTGTGCCTCCGGAGCCTGTACAGGACAAAACTGCCTTTATTTTCAACAACCTGAGCCAGCTGAACATCCCTCAGAAGTGCGACGAGATTAAGGAGATTATGACCAAGGAGTACTGGCCTTGGTTGGCACAGTATCTAGTGCTCAAACGTGCATCAATGGAGTTCAACTTCCACACCCTGTACTACAACTTCCTGGACGCACTTAAAAACGGCGAGATCAATCGATTCGTGACAAAAGAGACGCTGCGCAATATCAAGGTGCTTCTGCGCTCTGATAAAGGAGTTATCAACTTCTCCGATCGCAGTTTGCTGAAGAACCTTGGTCACTGGCTGGGAATGATGACCCTAGGTCGCAATCGGCCCATCCTTCAGTTGGATCTAGATCTTAAATCTCTTTTGGCTGAGGCCTATCACAAGGGCCAGCAGGAACTGCTTTTTGTGGTGCCCTTCGTAGCCAAGATCCTTGAGTCATCCGCCAAGTCACGCATCTTTAAATCGCCCAATCCATGGACAATGGGCATCATGTATGTGCTGGGCGAACTCCACCAGGAACCGGACCTCAAGCTCAACCTCAAGTTTGAAATCGAGGTGCTGTGTAAGACACTTAATCTGGAGCTGGCCAAGCTGAGGCCAGTGATCTATCTAAAGGATCCCAGTCGAGCTTTACTCATTGAACAGCAGATGTCGCAACCAAAGCCCAAACAACTGGAACCAGTAGCTTCCGCGCCTTCTTTGCCACGTGAGCACCAGTCCCCGGCACAACCACCGCCgccaccacagcagcagcaacaacagcagcagccaccaccacagcagcagcagcaacaacagcaggcACCACCACCGCCACCCTCGGCTGATGTGGACGCTCAAAACGCGGCCGCCATGATGATGGCAGCAGGAGGAGCCAACAGCACTCCCGGATCGGTGTCTTCGCCCAACCTTCCCACCGATCCCAGCCAGGTGGTACTACCACCACCGGAGCCGCGCTATTCCTATGTGGACGTAAACGTGAGCAACTTCCAGCTCATTGGTCAGCATTTGGTGCTGCCACCCAATTTACCTTTCCTGCACGGGAATCCCGGAATCAAACATATTGTGATCAACGCCGTGGAGCGGACAATCACCGACTGGCTGCAGCCTATTGTCGACCGAAGCATTCGCATTGCCTGCGCCACCACAGAGCAGATAATCCGCAAGGATTTCGCGTTGGATGCTGACGAGCACCGAATGCGCACAGCCGCTCATCAGATGGTACGCAACCTGGCCGCCGGCATGGCCATGATTACCGGTAAGGATGAGATTGCTCGTGCGATTAGCCAGAATTTGCACAAGGCCTTGCTGTCGGCTCTGTCGGGAATGCCCAGTATGACGGAGATCCAAGCTGCCGCCATGCAGTTGGCCAGCGAGAATGTGGAGCTGGTGTGCGCCTTTATCCAGAAGACATCGGCCGAAAAGGCAGCCGCTGAGATTGACAGGCGTCTGAGCACCGATTTCGAGACCAGGAAAATTGCCCGTGAAGAGGGAAGCCGATTTGTGGATGCCCAAATCCTCAGCTACCAACAGGAGCGTCTTCCAGAAGCAGTGCGTATCAAGGTGGGTCCTGCTCCAGCTACACTCTATGCTGTGTACTCGGAGTTCGCAAGAAGCATACCTGGATTCCAGCAGATGAGCGATCGGGATATTGCTCTGTTTGTGCCCAAACCGCAGGATTTGTCGCAGCCAAATGTGTTCGCCAATGATGAGAGCAGTTTGGTATACGCGGAATTGGCCAGCAAGATGGAGGCCTTTATGAACACGGCAATCGGTGTGCCGTCACTGCAGGTGCAGGCCAGCAAGATGCACATGCTCCTCAACGCCCTGATGTCGACGCGTCGACTGCGTGACCAAGAGTCTGCCTTCAACCTGCTGACCCGCGCCGTCGAGGGCTTGACCGAAGGACTGGTTAATATGCATGAAAATCTAGAGCAGATGAAGCTCTACCAAAACATCCACCTGCGTATCATTGGGCTGCTGCACAACAGCTTCGGTGCCCCGAACACAGAGCGAGCGGTGACCAAGTGCTTCTTCGACATCCGCGAGGAGGTGCGATATAATGTGGAGGCTGCTCGTGCGCTGATTACCTCGCACTTTGTCAACCTTAATCAGTTTGATGGAATGCTGCGTGATTGCATGGACAACGGAAACAACTATGTAGCCATCTCGTTCGGCATTGCCCTGCTGGAGCGCCTTATCATGGACGATCGAGTGATAAATATTGTGTCTGACAACGAATTCATGGCCACTGTGGAGCTTTTGGGTAGGCTTACCCAGCATCGACATCGGTATCCCGAGTGCATCGTGAATGCCATCGATACGCTGTGGAGCGGAAACTTCAACTCGAGCACCGAGTACAGCCCGTTTAACGCTAGTGAGCGTTACTTGGCAGGTGCCTCCCACTACATCCACTCCGGCATGCATCACGTGAGG TCATGCGATACGGACGATCCGCCAGGCCTGCAGGAGAAGACCGAGTTTCTGCTCAAGGATTGGGTGGCACTGTACACCCAACAAAACCAGCAATCCACGCGCGATGCCCGCAACTTCGGTGCATTCGTCCAGAAAATGAACACCTATGGAATCCTAAAGACGGACGACCTGATCACACGTTTTTTCCGCCAGGCCACACACATTTGCACGGACGTGGTGTACAGAATGTTCGCCGAGCCCAGTCTGCCAATCAAccaggccaaaaataaaatattccaATGGATCGATGCGTTTGTACACCTGATCGCAATGCTCGTCCGACACTCGGGTGAAGCAGGAAACCCGACCACCAAGATCAACCTGCTTAACAAGGTTCTGGGCATTGTACTGGGCACGCTGCTTAAGGACCACGAGATGCGAGGCGTGAGCTTCCAGCAGGTGGGCTACCACCGTTTCTTCATGATGCTTTTCATGGAGCTCTGCTCGGCCGACGTGATCCTCGAGTCCTTGATGCACAGCATCGTGTCGGCCTTCGCCTACACATATCACCTGCTGAATCCCAGCGTGGCTCCAGGCTTCTGCTTCGCTTGGCTTGAGCTCATTTCGCACCGCGTCTTCCTGGGCCGCATCCTCGTCCAGATTCCCGGCCAAAAGGGCTGGCCGCTTTACGCGCAATTGCTGCAGGACCTCTTCAAATATCTCGCGCCCTTCCTTCGCAACACGGAGCTGGGCAAACCAGTCCAACTTCTGTACAAGGGCACGCTGCGTGTTTTACTCGTTCTGCTGCACGATTTCCCCGAGTTTTTGTGTGACTACCATTTTGGGTTCTGTGACACCATCCCACCCAACTGTGTCCAGATGCGTAACATTATCCTGTCTGCCTTTCCACGCAACATGCGGCTGCCCGATCCCTTCACGCCCAATCTGAAGGTCGACATGCTGTCTGACAGCAGCAATGCACCCAAGGTGCTTAGCAGCTACATCATGAACATCCAGCCGCCGAACTTCAAGAAGGATCTGGACTCGTACCTTAAGGCTCGGGCACCGGTTACTTTCCTTTCGGAGTTGCGTGGTCATTTGCAGGTGACAAGCGAACCAGGAACGCGTTACAACATGACGCTGATGAACGCTCTGGTCATGTATGTGGGTACCCAGGCGATTGCTTTGATTAG AAACAAGAACTTTGTGCCCAACACTTCCAACATTGCACACAGCGCTCACATGGACATCTTCCAGAACCTAGCTGTTGATCTGGATACAGAAGGTCGCTATCTGTTCCTGAATGCGATTGCCAACCAGTTGCGCTATCCCAACAGCCACACGCACTACTTCAGCTGTGCGGTGCTTCATCTGTTTGCCGAAGCCAACTCGGAGGCAATTCAGGAGCAGATCACGCGTGTACTTCTAGAACGTTTGATCGTGAACCGCCCGCATCCATGGGGACTGCTCATCACGTTCATTGAGCTGATCAAGAATCCGATCTACAAGTTCTGGGACCATGACTTTGTGCACTGCGCGCCGGAGATTACCAA GCTCTTCGAATCGGTGGCTCGGTCCTGTCTGGCCAAGTCGAACGTCACTCAGCAGCTGAACATGCCCGTCGTCGATGGCGAGGGCCAGGAGGTGGCCAACATCAACTGA